GAGCCAATCATGGCGAACAGCATCGAGCCAATCAGACCTTCGACGGACTTCTTCGGCGAAATGCGCGGGCTGAGCTTGTGCTTGCCGAGCCATGCGCCGGCAAACAGACCACCCGTATCAGACAGTGCAGGCATGAACACCAGCATGATGGCATGGGCAATAGGATGATCGTTGAACGTCAGCGGAATGATGATGCAGCTGGCCAGCAACGGAATGTAGAGCACGGTCAGCACGGAAACTGCCACATGGCTCAACCGGGAGTGATGCTGTTCACCGCCGTCGTGATTGTATGAGGATTCCAGACGAGCGCTGGCGTCCGTGTTGGACAGTTTGCCGGCGACCGCCAGAGAAAGCCGGTTGCCAAGCGTAAGCTTTGCGCTTGCGGCGATGGCAACAAGAATGATGGAGACGATGACGCTCAGCGACATCGTGATGAGATGGTAGGGAGAATAATACGTGGCAATCAGGGTGAAGGAGGAGCAAATCCAGAGCATAACTACAGGAATGTGCAGTCCTACCGTGGCGAAGTCCACGCGGAGTTCCCAGAGTGCCAGAATCATGAACGCAACGACCAACAGCACGAACACATCAATGCTGAGCAACAGGCAAGCGACGATCAGTATGACCAGTGCCGCACCCGTGGCAATTGCCTGAGGCATATTGCGACCAGTCTTCTTGTTGATCTGATCGAGAGCCTCTTCGGCCTCTTCATGGAGTTGTTCGTTGCGTTCCATAGCCATTCTCCAGGTCTGATCGAATCAGACCTCCATGATCTCCTTCTGCTTGGTGTCCAGCAGAGCATCAATCTCATCGGTAACGGACTTGGTGACCTTGTCGAGATCCTTGAGCAGACGATCGCCCTCGTCCTCGCCCATGTCGCCGTCCTTGACAGACTTATCGATGGTTTCCTTGGTCTTGCGGCGAATGTTGCGCACGGCCACCTTGCCATCCTCGGCCTTGGACTTGGCGAGCTTGACGTATTCCTTGCGGCGATCCTCGGTGAGTTCCGGCATGGTCAGACGGATGACATTGCCGTCGCGGTTCGGGCTGACACCCAGATCGGAGTTGCGAATGGCCTTCTCCACCGCGGCAGCCTGAGAGGCGTCAAACGGGGTGACGGACAGGGTGCGGGGCTCAGGCACACCGATGGAGGCCACGGCCTTGATCGGCGTCGGAGCACCGTAGTAATCGACCACAATGCCGTTCAGCAGAGCCGGATTGGCGCGACCGGTACGAATACCAGCGAAGTTCTCTTTGGTGTTTTCCACGGTCTTGGCCATCTGTTCCTTGGCCTGATCGATGAGGGACATGTTCACTCCTTGTGTTTGGGGTTCTTCTATGAACGCTTGTATTCGATTGTAGGCGCTCGGGACTACTCGGCCACGCGCGACTCGGCGGTGGAGACCAATGTGCCGATCTCTTCGCCAATCAGGGCGCGGGTCACGTTGCCGGTTCCTTCAAGACCGAACACACGGATGCGCTTCTTGTTGTCGCGGGCCATGGAAAGCGCGGATGCGTCCATAACGGCCAGATTGTCGACCAGCGCACGGTTGTAGCTCAGGGTCTCGAAGCGCTTGGCTTCAGGATCCTTGCGCGGATCGGCGGTGTATACGCCGTCGACGCCGTTCTTGCCCATCAGCACCTCATCGCAGTGGATTTCCAGAGAGCGCTGGATGGAGACGGTATCAGTGGAGAAGTACGGCATACCTGCGCCGGCACCGAAAATCACCACACGCCCCTTTTCAAGATGGCGAATGGCCTTCAGTGGAATGTACGGCTCAGCGACCTGACCCATGGTAATGGCGGTCTGCACGCGGGTGGCCTGGCCCTCCTGCTCGAGGAAGTCCTGCAACGCCAGGCAGTTCATGACCGTGCCGAGCATGCCCATGTAATCGCCACGGGAACGGTCGATACCGGCCTGTTGCAGCTCAGCGCCACGGAAGAAGTTGCCGCCGCCGACCACGATGGCCACCTGCACGCCCTGCTGCACAGCGGGAACGATTTCCTCGGCGATACGACGAATCACGTGGGTGTCGATGCCGACCTTGCCTCCGCCGAATGCCTCGCCGGACAGCTTGAGCAGAACTCTGCGCGGCTTATCGCTATCAGTCATATTGATGCCTTCCTTCAACCGAAAATGCCTGAAAATATCCGTAGACAAGCGTATCGGCTTACAACGACACCCCTTGCAGCGACACCCTCGGTATACAGACAAAAACGCCACCCGGCTGCAATCAGCCAGATGGCGTTTTGAAAATTACGCTAGTCGCGTGAAATGAGCGCTAGGCTCACTCCTCTTCGCCCTTGCCGACTTCGACGCGAGCGAAAGCAGTGGCATTGCCACCGACTTCCTTGAACAGGGCGCCGACGGTCTTGGACGGATCCTTGACGAACGGCTGCTCGAGGAGCACGACTTCCTTGAAGAAAGCGTTGAGACGGCCTTCGACGATCTTCGGAATGATCTTCTCCGGCTTGCCTTCGGCCTGGGACTTCTCGGTGGCCACGCGACGCTCGGACTCGACCACATCGGCCGGCACGTCCTCGCGGGTCAGCCACTTGGCACCCATAGCGGAAATCTGCAGGGCGGCTTCGTGAGCCACGGCGGCACCGGCCTTGTCGGTGGCGATCATGGCGACGATGCTCGGCGGCATCTCGGCGGACTTCTTGTGAGCGTAAATCTCGACGTGCTCGCCGGAAATCTTGGCGAACTGGCCGACCTTGACATGCTCACCGAACAGAGCGGCGGCCTCTTCGACAGCCAGCTTGACGGTGGTGTCGCCAGCCTTGGCGCCTTCCAGCTCCTCAGCGGAGTTGACGTCGGCGTCCACGGCGTAGCCGAGCACTTCGTCAGCGAACTCGACGAACTTCGGGGTCTTGGCCACGAAGTCGGTCTCGGAGTTCAGCTCGACGGCGTAACCGGTCTCGCCATTGGCGGTCTCGACGACCTTGGAGGCGATGGTGCCTTCCTGAGCCTTGCGACCCTCACGCTTGCCAGCTGCGGCGATGCCCTTGGCGCGGATGATCTCCTTGGCACGAGCGACGTCGCCTTCAGCCTCGGTGAGAGCCTTCTTGACGTCGAGCATGCCGGCGCCGGTGTCTTCACGAACCTGCTTGATCAGTGCGGCGGTAATTGCTGCCATTGATTATTCTCCTTTAAGAAGATGTTGCTTACCGTGTGAGCGATGGGAGGCGCTGTTACCAGTGCTTCCCATCGCGTAGTATCACTCGGCCTTGGGGGCCTCAGCGGTCTCCTCAGCAGCGGCCGGAGCAGCGGCTTCGGCTTCGGCAGGAGCCTCGTTGGTCAGGAGTTCCTTCTCCCAAGCGGCCATCGGCTGCTCGGCGGTCTCGCCCTCAGCCTTGGCGGCC
This sequence is a window from Bifidobacterium breve DSM 20213 = JCM 1192. Protein-coding genes within it:
- a CDS encoding phosphatidate cytidylyltransferase, with the protein product MERNEQLHEEAEEALDQINKKTGRNMPQAIATGAALVILIVACLLLSIDVFVLLVVAFMILALWELRVDFATVGLHIPVVMLWICSSFTLIATYYSPYHLITMSLSVIVSIILVAIAASAKLTLGNRLSLAVAGKLSNTDASARLESSYNHDGGEQHHSRLSHVAVSVLTVLYIPLLASCIIIPLTFNDHPIAHAIMLVFMPALSDTGGLFAGAWLGKHKLSPRISPKKSVEGLIGSMLFAMIGSFAVFIFTYDPSLQTSRWWVPIVAGILIGAVGTFGDLCASMLKRDIGIKDMGHLLKGHGGVMDRVDSILMSAPFTCALLWVTGL
- the frr gene encoding ribosome recycling factor, which translates into the protein MSLIDQAKEQMAKTVENTKENFAGIRTGRANPALLNGIVVDYYGAPTPIKAVASIGVPEPRTLSVTPFDASQAAAVEKAIRNSDLGVSPNRDGNVIRLTMPELTEDRRKEYVKLAKSKAEDGKVAVRNIRRKTKETIDKSVKDGDMGEDEGDRLLKDLDKVTKSVTDEIDALLDTKQKEIMEV
- the pyrH gene encoding UMP kinase — its product is MTDSDKPRRVLLKLSGEAFGGGKVGIDTHVIRRIAEEIVPAVQQGVQVAIVVGGGNFFRGAELQQAGIDRSRGDYMGMLGTVMNCLALQDFLEQEGQATRVQTAITMGQVAEPYIPLKAIRHLEKGRVVIFGAGAGMPYFSTDTVSIQRSLEIHCDEVLMGKNGVDGVYTADPRKDPEAKRFETLSYNRALVDNLAVMDASALSMARDNKKRIRVFGLEGTGNVTRALIGEEIGTLVSTAESRVAE
- the tsf gene encoding translation elongation factor Ts — protein: MAAITAALIKQVREDTGAGMLDVKKALTEAEGDVARAKEIIRAKGIAAAGKREGRKAQEGTIASKVVETANGETGYAVELNSETDFVAKTPKFVEFADEVLGYAVDADVNSAEELEGAKAGDTTVKLAVEEAAALFGEHVKVGQFAKISGEHVEIYAHKKSAEMPPSIVAMIATDKAGAAVAHEAALQISAMGAKWLTREDVPADVVESERRVATEKSQAEGKPEKIIPKIVEGRLNAFFKEVVLLEQPFVKDPSKTVGALFKEVGGNATAFARVEVGKGEEE